From the genome of Mucilaginibacter paludis DSM 18603:
ACCGGGCGTAGCTTATGTAAAAACGTATTTTAATGCCACCAATCCTATTGGTTATTCGCTGAACAACGAAAACTATTTAAAGGTTGCCGATAACGATGGGCAAGCATACGGCTATACCCTGTTTGCACCTACCAATGCCCAACTCGATGCTTATATTAACTCCGTGATACTGGAGCATTATTCATCGCTCGATAAGGTTCCGCTAAACATCATCCAGGATTTTTTAAACGCCCATATGTACACGGTACCTGTTTGGCCTACTAAATTTTCTGCTACAGTAAATATACTGGGCGAGCCCGCCAAATTTGACGCTACTAAGGATGTGGTAGATAAGTATGTTGGCAGTAATGGCTTTTTTTACGGCGTAAATAAAGTGCAGGCACCCAATGTGTTTTCAACCGTTTTCGGCCGGCCTTATCTTGATCCCAATTATTCGCTCATGACCATTGCGCTCAACTCCAACCTGCGCTATACTATCGCTAACCCTAATTTTAAGTTTACCATTTTCATGGTATCTGATGCTACCTTCCGGGCGTTGGGTTATGATTATAGCACGGCTAACAGTGCATTTACCTATACATCCGCTGGTGTAACAACTATAGGCGGTACAGCCAATACTAATTTTTACCGCATTATTAATATGTTGGTTGCTTCAACCCCCAATAACGAATTGAATGACCTTTCGGGTTCCGGTATTTTTGAAACCGGCCCTGGCGATGGTACCGGTGGTGAGTATTTAAAATATAATGCCAATACAATTTTTGGGGCGGGTAATGTTGATGCAGGCCAAACCGTTTCAGTTGTAAGTTCGGTAACTACCACCAACGGTAAAGCTTACTACACTACCGGTGGCTTTCCATTATATTCAGTGTTGAATGTTGGGCAGCATATCGCAAAAAATGCAACAACAACTACATCGCCATTCTACAATTATTACCAATACCTGCTTAACAGCCAGTTGTACACCTCGGCAACCGGAGCCATAACTGGTATACAACCGGGTATTTTTTATACCGTGCTTGTACCGTCTAATGCTGCTATCCAGGCCGCGGTAAACGCTGGTTTACTGCCTTATACTTTAAGCGGCACCACCCGTGTGCCTAACTACAAACCAACCCTTCAAACTGATATCGACCTGGTAACCAAATTTATCCAGTACCATATCATAAAAGGTACCACCATTGTAACTGATGGTAAAAAGAGCAGCCCACCAAGCTATCCAACCCTATTGAATGACTCCAATTCGGGTAATCCACTTTATATCCAGGCCTTTAGTTCACTTGGTGGTGGTTATCTGCTCGATAATCAGGGTCGACGCTCTAACATAGTTCCCGCTAATAGCAACGTGCTGTCAAACTATACTGTGATACACCAGATAGATAACTATTTAACCTACAACTAAACCGAAATACCTCAGGCGTATATGAAAAAAATACTTACATATATCTTCTATTTATCTGTTACATCAATGGTTTTGCACGGCTTAGTTGCCAAAGCGCAAGCCCCTACTGATAAGATACTGATTAAAGGAAGAGTGATTGACGGAAGCGACAAATCAGCCATTGTTGGTGCCTCCGTTATCGAAATTGATAAAGACAAGCGTACCATAACCGGTGTTGCAACAGATATAGATGGTAATTTTGCCATCAAAGTTTCAAGCACGGATAATAAGATACAGTTCTCGTACATCGGCTATAAAACTCAGGCGTTCGCAATTGGTACCAAACGCAGCTTCAATGTTTCGCTTGCTTCAAGCAACTCGCTTACAGAAGTAACCGTGGTATCGAAGCCAACCGTAAATAACGGTACCGGCCTTAATATTGATGCACGAAACCAAACAACAGCCAGCTCAACCATCCAGGCAAAGGATCTGGAAGAGTTACAGGCAACATCAATCTCTTCTGCTCTTGAGGGGCGTTTACCCGGTGTGGATATCGTGGCCAGTACCGGCGACCCTGGTGCAGGTATGTCTATCCGTATCCGTGGTACATCAAGTATAAATGGTGCTACCAATCCGTTAATTGTAGTTGATGGTTTACCTTACGAAACCGCTATACCCACCGACTTTAACTTCCAAACTGCGGACGAGCAAGGTTATGCCAGCTTATTAAGCATCGCACCATCGGATATTAAAGAAATTACGGTATTAAAAGATGCTGCTGCAACTGCGGTTTGGGGCGCCCGTGCGGCCAACGGCGTATTGGTTATTACCACTAAGCGCGGTTCGGTTAGCGCACCCGTTGTTACATACACCTATAAAGGATCTTTAGAGCGGCAGCCATCCCCAGTGCCTTTGCTAAATGGTAACCAATACTCAGAACTCATACCGCAGGAGTACATGAACGGTACGCCACCGGGTTTGCCCCTCAATACCTTAACGGCAAAAGAGTTTGCACATGACCCAAGCGACCCGTACTATTATTACAACTACGGCCAGAACACCGATTGGGTTAAGGCGATTACCCAAAACGGTTACACACACGATAACAACTTGTCGTTACAGGGCGGTGGCGAAAAGGCCCGTTATTTTACTTCGTTAGGTTATGTTACCCAGCGCGGAACAACACTTGGTACAGGGCTTAACAGGCTAAATG
Proteins encoded in this window:
- a CDS encoding fasciclin domain-containing protein codes for the protein MYKFIRNLFYLSVLLFAFTSCRKKAYDDFYGRPASLAPPIYQVLQARGNFTNLLACIDKAGMADQLKTAGYWTMFAPNDDAFKKYFALRGISGVAQIDAATATQIVSYSLVYNAAATDHISDYQSPTGYITNQAFKRRTSYHGGIYTDTVLFTAQGKTDPVGGQVINAVAANRNNGYQYGDFNNKYITYFTNAYLSTHGLSATDYNYFYPNTTYTGFNVVDGAVVNADISAENGIIHEINSVILPLKNLEKYLASNANYSHFKQIFDKYFVQYQQDVNVTHQYQVLTGKPGVAYVKTYFNATNPIGYSLNNENYLKVADNDGQAYGYTLFAPTNAQLDAYINSVILEHYSSLDKVPLNIIQDFLNAHMYTVPVWPTKFSATVNILGEPAKFDATKDVVDKYVGSNGFFYGVNKVQAPNVFSTVFGRPYLDPNYSLMTIALNSNLRYTIANPNFKFTIFMVSDATFRALGYDYSTANSAFTYTSAGVTTIGGTANTNFYRIINMLVASTPNNELNDLSGSGIFETGPGDGTGGEYLKYNANTIFGAGNVDAGQTVSVVSSVTTTNGKAYYTTGGFPLYSVLNVGQHIAKNATTTTSPFYNYYQYLLNSQLYTSATGAITGIQPGIFYTVLVPSNAAIQAAVNAGLLPYTLSGTTRVPNYKPTLQTDIDLVTKFIQYHIIKGTTIVTDGKKSSPPSYPTLLNDSNSGNPLYIQAFSSLGGGYLLDNQGRRSNIVPANSNVLSNYTVIHQIDNYLTYN